The window TCTTTTCTGTGTAGCATCAGGAGGAAGTTTGGGACCTGAAGCTCCTTTGGTACAGGTTACTGGATCTACGGGAACCTGGCTGGGGAAAATTTTCAGATTGAAAGGGGAAGAGCTGAGGTCTTTGAGTATTGCCGGTATGGCATCCGGTTTTACCGCATTATTTGGTGCTCCGCTTGGAGGAAGCCTATTCTCTTTGGAAATTTTGCATCATAAACACGCTGTAGAATATTACAAAGCCATTATTCCTGCATTGGTAGCAAGCTGTTTCAGTTATCTGATGTTTGCTTTGATTATCCATCTGGGAATTGGAGCAACCTGGGATCTGAAAGCTTATCATTATACCGGAGTGTATGATTTTGCTTATGCTACCGCCTTTGGAATTGTAGGCACTTTATTCGGATGGATTTTCATATTTGTAGTCAAATTTTTCAAAAAGATTTTTGAGTACAGAAAATTTCCGATTTACATTAAAACATTCGTAGGTGGAATCATTTTAGGAATTATTGCCTATAATTTTCCCATTACAAGATACTTCGGACATAACGAAATCAACCAGCTGATCGGTGGAAATTTCGGATTGAATTTTTTAATTCTGATTCTTGTTTTTAAAATACTGGCCATCGCAATTACGGTAACTTCCGGGTGGAGAGGAGGATTTATCATTCCCTTGTTTTTTGTAGGAACAACATTGGGACTGATTATCCACAATTTATTTCCGGCAGTAGATACTACTTTAGCGATTGTAAGCTGCATGGCGGCTATTAATGCCTGTGTGACAAGAACTCCGATGAGTACTACGATTATCCTTGGGACACTTACCGGATTTACCTATTTTGTACCGATATTATTTGCCAGTCTTACAGGATATTTTCTGGCTCCTAAAATTCCGTTTATCGGATCTCAGTCTGAGAAATTAACGGAAGAATAGGGGAAAATCGAATGATATGTTAAAAATCAAGTCCATCAGACTTTAATTTTTAAGTCAATAAACTTGAACTTCCATGTCTTTTTAGTAAATTTGTCAACCTTTAAATATTAAAATAAAATAATAAAAATAATATGAATCTTCACGAGTATCAATCAAAAGAGATTTTATCAAAGTATGGAGTAGCTATCCAACGTGGTTTCGTTGCAAACAACGTAGATGAA of the Chryseobacterium viscerum genome contains:
- a CDS encoding chloride channel protein yields the protein MKINRRRRLIRTFNLLDQPIRFNPFVFSRTFFMWAVTGLVGGIIAGGYWIVLEHFTEFLAEFQGWQVIPTMAICGLLAGLVIHFIGDPGEIHLIVNNIRFNKGKLEPKNNPSMILSSLFCVASGGSLGPEAPLVQVTGSTGTWLGKIFRLKGEELRSLSIAGMASGFTALFGAPLGGSLFSLEILHHKHAVEYYKAIIPALVASCFSYLMFALIIHLGIGATWDLKAYHYTGVYDFAYATAFGIVGTLFGWIFIFVVKFFKKIFEYRKFPIYIKTFVGGIILGIIAYNFPITRYFGHNEINQLIGGNFGLNFLILILVFKILAIAITVTSGWRGGFIIPLFFVGTTLGLIIHNLFPAVDTTLAIVSCMAAINACVTRTPMSTTIILGTLTGFTYFVPILFASLTGYFLAPKIPFIGSQSEKLTEE